The Macaca fascicularis isolate 582-1 chromosome 11, T2T-MFA8v1.1 genome includes a region encoding these proteins:
- the SMCO3 gene encoding single-pass membrane and coiled-coil domain-containing protein 3 isoform X1 codes for MLAEENPPHFLPLGKKLGSDHIGNMAQSDFLYPENPKRRQEVNRLHQQLLDCLSDSFDVTNKLTEVLNTHLGCRLAFIEMKRDGTIKENCDIIIQAIMKIQKELQKVDEALKDKLEPTLYRKLQDIKERETEKIAIVQKVISVILGEATSAASAVAVKLVGSNITTGIINKLVTVLAQIGASLLGSIGVAVLGLGIDMIVRAILGAVEKTQLQAAIKSYEKHLVEFKSASEKYNHAITEVTNLVKHQMK; via the exons ATGTTAGCAGAAGAAAACCCTCCCCACTTCCTACCCTTAGGAAAAAAGCTAGGAAG cgATCATATTGGAAATATGGCCCAAAGTGACTTCCTCTACCCAGAGAACCCAAAGAGGCGGCAAGAAGTAAATCGTCTTCACCAACAGCTCCTTGATTGCTTATCTGACAGCTTCGATGTCACCAATAAGCTGACTGAGGTTCTAAATACGCACTTGGGGTGCAGGCTGGCCTTCATTGAGATGAAAAGAGATGGGACCATCAAAGAAAACTGTGATATCATCATCCAAGCCATTATGAAAATCCAAAAGGAATTGCAAAAGGTTGATGAAGCACTAAAAGACAAGCTAGAGCCAACCCTCTATAGAAAGCTTCAGGATATTAAGgaaagggaaacagagaaaatTGCAATAGTGCAAAAGGTTATTTCGGTCATCCTGGGAGAAGCTACATCTGCAGCCAGTGCAGTCGCTGTTAAACTTGTGGGCTCAAATATCACAACTGGCATAATTAACAAGCTGGTCACTGTGTTAGCTCAAATTGGTGCTTCTCTCCTTGGTAGTATTGGAGTTGCTGTTCTTGGCCTTGGCATAGATATGATTGTCCGTGCCATCCTGGGAGCAGTGGAAAAAACACAGCTTCAAGCAGCCATCAAAAGTTATGAGAAGCATCTGGTGGAATTCAAGTCAGCCTCAGAAAAATATAATCATGCCATTACTGAGGTCACCAATCTAGTGAAACACCAAATGAAATGA
- the SMCO3 gene encoding single-pass membrane and coiled-coil domain-containing protein 3 isoform X2 has translation MAQSDFLYPENPKRRQEVNRLHQQLLDCLSDSFDVTNKLTEVLNTHLGCRLAFIEMKRDGTIKENCDIIIQAIMKIQKELQKVDEALKDKLEPTLYRKLQDIKERETEKIAIVQKVISVILGEATSAASAVAVKLVGSNITTGIINKLVTVLAQIGASLLGSIGVAVLGLGIDMIVRAILGAVEKTQLQAAIKSYEKHLVEFKSASEKYNHAITEVTNLVKHQMK, from the coding sequence ATGGCCCAAAGTGACTTCCTCTACCCAGAGAACCCAAAGAGGCGGCAAGAAGTAAATCGTCTTCACCAACAGCTCCTTGATTGCTTATCTGACAGCTTCGATGTCACCAATAAGCTGACTGAGGTTCTAAATACGCACTTGGGGTGCAGGCTGGCCTTCATTGAGATGAAAAGAGATGGGACCATCAAAGAAAACTGTGATATCATCATCCAAGCCATTATGAAAATCCAAAAGGAATTGCAAAAGGTTGATGAAGCACTAAAAGACAAGCTAGAGCCAACCCTCTATAGAAAGCTTCAGGATATTAAGgaaagggaaacagagaaaatTGCAATAGTGCAAAAGGTTATTTCGGTCATCCTGGGAGAAGCTACATCTGCAGCCAGTGCAGTCGCTGTTAAACTTGTGGGCTCAAATATCACAACTGGCATAATTAACAAGCTGGTCACTGTGTTAGCTCAAATTGGTGCTTCTCTCCTTGGTAGTATTGGAGTTGCTGTTCTTGGCCTTGGCATAGATATGATTGTCCGTGCCATCCTGGGAGCAGTGGAAAAAACACAGCTTCAAGCAGCCATCAAAAGTTATGAGAAGCATCTGGTGGAATTCAAGTCAGCCTCAGAAAAATATAATCATGCCATTACTGAGGTCACCAATCTAGTGAAACACCAAATGAAATGA